A single region of the Phycisphaerae bacterium RAS1 genome encodes:
- the guaB gene encoding Inosine-5'-monophosphate dehydrogenase: MADHRFPSKIAFEGYTYDDVLLIPARAGMHPREIDVSSRLTRGIKLNIPLVSAPMDTVTESSLAIALAQEGGIGIIHRNLSVEDQTREVNKVKRSESGVITDPVTLPPEDSVQHARMVMRLHNVSGIPITRAGGKLAGILTRRDLKFLDESSTQRIEQVMSKDNLVTAPPNTTLDEAEAILNRAKVEKLLLVDAQGRLAGLITMRDIGRSREYPNRCSDERGRLRVGAAIGVQDYERAEKLVRADVDVLVVDTAHGHSDAVIETVRNLRTKHTIQIIAGNVATAAGVKDLQEAGTDAVKVGIGPGAICTTRVVTGAGVPQVSAIMDAASVAEVPLIADGGIRFSGDITKALAAGASCVMLGSLFAGLDESPGQLVLWKGRRYKEYRGMGSLGAMVRGSAERYSQAADQPKKMVPEGVEGRVPYRGPLSEYAFQLVGGLRQGMGYCGVGSIEELQKNGRFVRVTAAGVVESHPHDVQITKEPTNYAIEYNMDE; the protein is encoded by the coding sequence ATGGCAGACCACCGTTTTCCCTCCAAGATCGCCTTTGAAGGCTACACGTACGACGATGTCCTGCTTATTCCGGCCCGCGCCGGCATGCATCCGCGCGAGATCGACGTCAGTTCGCGCCTGACACGCGGCATCAAGCTCAACATCCCGCTGGTCAGCGCCCCGATGGACACCGTCACCGAAAGCAGCCTGGCCATTGCGCTGGCCCAGGAAGGCGGCATCGGCATTATTCATCGCAATCTGAGCGTCGAAGACCAGACGCGCGAAGTCAACAAGGTCAAGCGCTCCGAGAGCGGCGTCATCACCGACCCGGTCACGCTGCCGCCCGAGGATTCCGTGCAGCACGCGCGCATGGTCATGCGGCTGCACAACGTCAGCGGCATTCCGATTACGCGCGCCGGCGGCAAGCTGGCGGGCATCCTGACGCGCCGCGATCTCAAGTTTCTCGACGAGAGCTCGACCCAGCGCATCGAACAGGTGATGTCAAAAGACAACCTCGTCACCGCGCCGCCCAACACGACGCTCGACGAGGCCGAGGCGATTCTCAACCGCGCCAAGGTCGAAAAGCTGCTGCTGGTCGACGCGCAGGGCCGCCTGGCCGGGCTGATCACCATGCGCGACATCGGACGATCACGCGAGTATCCGAACCGCTGCTCCGACGAGCGCGGCCGGCTGCGGGTCGGGGCCGCGATCGGCGTCCAGGACTACGAGCGGGCCGAAAAGCTCGTCCGCGCCGACGTCGACGTGCTTGTGGTCGACACGGCCCACGGCCACAGCGACGCCGTCATCGAAACCGTCCGAAACCTGCGCACCAAGCACACGATCCAGATCATCGCCGGCAACGTCGCCACCGCCGCTGGCGTCAAGGACCTCCAGGAAGCCGGCACCGACGCGGTGAAAGTCGGCATCGGGCCGGGCGCCATCTGCACCACGCGCGTCGTCACCGGCGCCGGCGTGCCGCAGGTGTCCGCCATCATGGACGCCGCGTCCGTGGCCGAAGTGCCGCTGATCGCCGACGGCGGCATCCGCTTCAGCGGCGATATCACCAAGGCGCTGGCGGCGGGCGCCAGTTGCGTCATGCTCGGCTCGCTCTTCGCCGGACTGGACGAGTCGCCGGGGCAGCTCGTGTTGTGGAAGGGCCGCCGATACAAGGAGTATCGCGGGATGGGTTCGCTGGGCGCCATGGTCCGCGGCAGCGCCGAGCGCTACTCGCAAGCCGCCGACCAGCCGAAGAAGATGGTGCCCGAGGGCGTCGAGGGGCGCGTGCCCTATCGCGGACCGCTGAGCGAATACGCGTTTCAGCTTGTCGGCGGACTGCGGCAGGGCATGGGTTACTGCGGCGTCGGGAGCATCGAAGAGCTGCAAAAAAACGGGCGGTTCGTGCGCGTGACGGCGGCGGGAGTGGTAGA